One region of Streptomyces rishiriensis genomic DNA includes:
- a CDS encoding MogA/MoaB family molybdenum cofactor biosynthesis protein translates to MTLDVPAGGALAAPYSALVVTASNRAAAGVYEDRGGPLIAEGLRGFGFAVDGPQVVPDGDPVEAALRAAVEAGYDAVVTTGGTGISPTDRTPEATRAVIEHEVPGIAEAIRAYGREKVPTAALSRGLAGVAGGTLIVNLPGSTGGVKDGLAVLAPLLTHAVDQIRGGDHPRPSHGGVS, encoded by the coding sequence ATGACACTCGACGTGCCGGCAGGCGGCGCCCTGGCCGCTCCGTACAGCGCACTGGTCGTGACCGCCTCCAACCGGGCCGCCGCCGGCGTCTACGAGGACAGGGGCGGCCCGCTGATCGCCGAGGGCCTGCGCGGCTTCGGCTTCGCCGTCGACGGGCCGCAGGTGGTCCCCGACGGGGACCCGGTGGAGGCCGCGCTGCGGGCCGCCGTCGAGGCCGGGTACGACGCCGTCGTCACCACCGGTGGCACCGGCATCTCGCCCACCGACCGCACCCCCGAGGCGACCCGCGCGGTGATCGAGCACGAGGTGCCGGGCATCGCCGAGGCCATCCGGGCGTACGGCCGGGAGAAGGTGCCCACCGCGGCGCTCTCCCGGGGCCTGGCCGGGGTGGCGGGCGGCACGCTGATCGTCAACCTGCCGGGTTCCACCGGAGGGGTGAAGGACGGGCTGGCCGTCCTCGCGCCCCTGCTGACGCACGCCGTCGACCAGATCCGTGGCGGCGACCACCCCAGACCGAGCCACGGGGGTGTGAGCTGA
- a CDS encoding GNAT family N-acetyltransferase, with amino-acid sequence MEGDIVLRPIRLRDQRAWREVNRRNRDWLRPWEATIPPPAPSGPIAHRPTYRQMVRHLRSEANAGRMLPFVIEYQGRLVGQLTVAGITWGSMCSGHVGYWVDESVAGRGVMPTAVALIVDHCFRTVGLHRVEVCIRPENGPSRRVVEKLGFREEGLRPRYLHIDGAWRDHLVFALTAEEVPEGLLSRWRRTRSQKASN; translated from the coding sequence GTGGAGGGCGACATCGTCCTGCGGCCCATAAGGCTGCGCGACCAGCGGGCCTGGCGCGAGGTCAACCGGCGCAACCGGGACTGGCTGCGCCCCTGGGAGGCGACCATCCCGCCGCCCGCGCCCAGCGGGCCGATCGCGCACCGGCCGACCTACCGCCAGATGGTCCGGCATCTGCGGTCCGAGGCGAACGCGGGCCGGATGCTGCCGTTCGTGATCGAGTACCAGGGGCGGCTCGTCGGTCAGTTGACGGTCGCCGGGATCACCTGGGGGTCGATGTGCTCCGGGCACGTCGGCTACTGGGTGGACGAGTCGGTGGCCGGCCGCGGTGTGATGCCGACGGCCGTGGCGCTCATCGTGGACCACTGTTTCCGCACAGTCGGACTGCACCGCGTCGAGGTCTGCATTCGGCCCGAGAACGGGCCGAGCCGCCGGGTCGTGGAGAAACTCGGATTCCGTGAGGAAGGGCTGCGGCCGCGCTATCTCCACATCGACGGCGCCTGGCGTGACCACCTCGTCTTCGCGCTCACGGCGGAGGAGGTCCCCGAGGGCCTGCTCAGCCGGTGGCGGCGCACACGCTCGCAGAAGGCGTCCAATTGA
- a CDS encoding potassium/proton antiporter has protein sequence MTVHHLNQLLLVCSLVLLVAVAAVRISSRSGLPSLLVYVGIGVLMGQDGIGNIHFDNAEMTQVIGYAALVVILAEGGLGTKWKEIEPALPSATALALAGVAVSVGVTATAAHFVTGLEWRQALIIGAVVSSTDAAAVFSVLRKIPLPSRVTGTLEAESGFNDAPVVILVVAFSMAGPVEHWYVLLGEIALELAIGAAIGLAVGWLGSWGLRHVALPASGLYPIAVMAIAVTAYAAGSLAHGSGFLGVYLASMVMGNAKLPHWPATRGFADGLGWIAQIGMFVLLGLLVTPHELGDDVLPALVIGLVLTMVARPLSVALCLTPFRVPWQEQTLMSWAGLRGAVPIILATIPMVNGVEGSRRIFNIVFVLVVVYTLIQGPTLPWLARKLRLGGDPEAADLGVESAPLERLRGHLLSVAIPEGSKMHGVEVNELRLPAGAAVTLVVRDGTSFVPLPATVLRHGDELLVVATDPVRDAAERRLRAVGHGGKLAGWLGTGGSAR, from the coding sequence CTGACTGTCCACCATCTCAACCAGCTCCTGCTCGTCTGCTCGCTCGTCCTGCTCGTCGCCGTCGCAGCGGTCCGGATCTCCTCGCGCAGCGGGCTCCCCAGCCTGCTCGTCTACGTGGGCATCGGCGTCCTCATGGGCCAGGACGGCATCGGCAACATCCACTTCGACAACGCCGAGATGACCCAGGTCATCGGCTACGCCGCCCTGGTCGTGATCCTCGCCGAGGGCGGCCTCGGCACGAAGTGGAAGGAGATCGAACCGGCCCTGCCGTCCGCCACGGCACTGGCACTGGCCGGCGTCGCGGTCAGCGTCGGCGTCACCGCCACGGCCGCACACTTCGTGACCGGGCTGGAGTGGAGACAGGCGCTGATCATCGGCGCGGTGGTGTCCTCGACCGACGCGGCGGCGGTCTTCTCCGTCCTGCGCAAGATCCCCCTCCCCTCGCGCGTGACAGGCACGCTGGAGGCCGAGTCAGGGTTCAACGACGCCCCGGTGGTCATCCTGGTGGTCGCCTTCTCCATGGCAGGCCCCGTGGAGCACTGGTACGTACTGCTGGGCGAGATCGCGCTGGAGCTGGCCATCGGCGCCGCCATCGGCCTCGCGGTCGGCTGGCTGGGCTCCTGGGGCCTCAGGCACGTCGCGCTGCCCGCTTCCGGTCTCTATCCGATCGCCGTCATGGCGATCGCGGTCACCGCGTACGCCGCGGGCTCCCTGGCGCACGGCAGTGGGTTCCTGGGCGTCTATCTCGCCTCGATGGTCATGGGCAACGCGAAGCTCCCGCACTGGCCCGCCACCCGCGGGTTCGCCGACGGCCTCGGCTGGATCGCCCAGATCGGCATGTTCGTGCTGCTCGGCCTCCTGGTGACCCCGCACGAGCTGGGCGACGACGTACTCCCGGCGCTCGTCATCGGCCTGGTGCTGACCATGGTGGCCCGCCCGCTCAGCGTCGCGCTGTGCCTGACGCCGTTCCGGGTGCCCTGGCAGGAGCAGACACTGATGTCCTGGGCCGGGTTGCGCGGCGCCGTCCCCATCATTTTGGCGACGATCCCCATGGTGAACGGCGTCGAGGGCAGCCGCCGCATCTTCAACATCGTCTTCGTCCTGGTCGTCGTCTACACCCTGATCCAGGGGCCGACGCTGCCCTGGCTGGCGCGAAAGCTGCGCCTGGGCGGCGACCCCGAGGCCGCCGACCTCGGCGTCGAATCGGCGCCCCTGGAGCGGCTGCGCGGGCATCTGCTGTCCGTGGCGATCCCGGAGGGGTCGAAGATGCACGGCGTCGAGGTCAACGAGCTACGCCTGCCGGCCGGGGCGGCCGTCACCCTCGTCGTGCGCGACGGGACGTCCTTCGTGCCGCTGCCGGCGACCGTACTGCGGCATGGCGACGAACTCCTCGTGGTCGCCACCGACCCGGTCCGCGACGCCGCCGAGCGGCGACTGCGCGCCGTCGGGCACGGCGGCAAGCTCGCCGGATGGCTGGGCACGGGCGGCAGCGCGCGTTAA
- the moaC gene encoding cyclic pyranopterin monophosphate synthase MoaC, with amino-acid sequence MSTQDRLTHIDDVGAARMVDVSGKDVTARTARASGRVLVSPRVVELLRGEGVPKGDALATARIAGIMGAKRTPDLIPLCHPLAVSGVKLDVSVADDAVEITATVKTTDRTGVEMEALTAVSVAALTVIDMVKAVDKGAVITDVRVEEKTGGKSGDWSRA; translated from the coding sequence ATGAGCACGCAGGACCGACTGACGCATATCGACGACGTGGGCGCCGCCCGTATGGTCGACGTTTCCGGCAAGGACGTCACCGCGCGCACCGCGCGTGCCAGCGGGCGGGTCCTCGTCTCGCCCCGTGTGGTAGAGCTGCTGCGCGGCGAGGGGGTACCCAAGGGGGACGCGCTGGCCACCGCGCGAATCGCGGGCATCATGGGCGCCAAACGCACCCCGGACCTGATCCCGCTGTGCCACCCCTTGGCCGTCTCCGGTGTGAAACTGGATGTGTCGGTCGCGGACGACGCCGTGGAGATCACCGCCACGGTGAAGACGACGGACCGCACGGGCGTCGAGATGGAGGCGCTCACCGCGGTCTCCGTCGCAGCGCTCACCGTGATCGACATGGTGAAGGCGGTCGACAAGGGAGCGGTCATCACGGACGTGCGCGTGGAGGAGAAGACGGGCGGCAAGTCGGGCGACTGGAGCCGGGCATGA
- a CDS encoding penicillin acylase family protein, producing MPPNTTATSGDKPGKSGRKKGRKARLIVLVLVLAIIGGIAYGAYWSISTVRASFPQTKGSITLEGLTGPVDVKRDGYGIPQIYADSDEDLFMAQGYVQAQDRFYEMDVRRHMTSGRLSEMFGKSQVDNDEFLRTLGWDRVAKEEYDSKLDADTKKYLQAYAKGVNAYLKGKDGADISLEYAALGFTNDYKPTEWTPVDSVSWLKAMAWDLRGNMQDEIDRALMTSRLGPAQIAELYPQYPYDRNQAIVQEGQYDELTKTFEQSDGQSDSDDSSTGDGTGTSSDSSSSTDGSALQSQLSGLYNVLDDLPTAVGVNGNGIGSNSWVVAGKNTITNKPLLANDPHLSASLPSVWYQMGLHCRAVSSKCQYDVSGYTFAGMPGVIIGHNQTISWGMTNSGADVTDLYLEKLSGEDGYQYDGKVKPFITREETIKVAGGESKKIVVRQTEDKMPLLSDRDDELIDVGKKATVDSLDASAPDRGDGYGVALKWTALEPGTSMDAVFAIDRAKDWDSFRKAAEDFDVPSQNLVYADTSNHIGYQLPGKIPTRAKSVDGSIPAPGWDSKYKWKGYIAFDELPYEYDPARGYIVTANQAVVDKDKYPYTLTTDWGYGARSQRITDLIKSKIKGGGKISTDDMRQMQLDDDSEIAKLLVPVLKKINLDDPDVREAQKLLENWDFTQDADSAAAAYFNAVWRNILKLAFGNKLPKELRVEDQCLWVDPVNTTGPVDDTEKVRECGQRDADQAQPDGGDRWFEVVRTLMTKTDSDWWTTPDSGTRPGADHDRDKLFARAMIDARWELTAKLGKDIDTWSWGRLHRLFLKNQTLGTSGPGFLQYVLNRGPWKLGGGEATVNATGWNAAGGYGVVWVPSMRMVVNLDDLDKSKWINLTGASGHAFSAHYTDQTSKWANGELLDWSFSKKAVDDSTSDTLVLKP from the coding sequence ATGCCCCCCAACACCACCGCCACATCGGGTGACAAGCCCGGCAAGTCCGGCAGGAAGAAGGGGCGCAAAGCCCGTTTGATCGTGCTTGTGCTGGTGCTGGCCATCATCGGAGGCATCGCCTACGGCGCCTACTGGTCCATCAGCACCGTCCGCGCTTCCTTCCCGCAGACCAAGGGTTCGATCACGCTCGAGGGCCTGACCGGCCCCGTGGACGTCAAGCGGGACGGCTACGGCATCCCGCAGATCTACGCGGACTCCGACGAGGACCTGTTCATGGCCCAGGGCTACGTCCAGGCCCAGGACCGGTTCTACGAGATGGACGTCCGCCGGCACATGACCTCCGGCCGCCTGTCGGAGATGTTCGGCAAGAGCCAGGTCGACAACGACGAGTTCCTGCGCACCCTGGGCTGGGACCGCGTCGCCAAGGAGGAGTACGACTCCAAGCTGGACGCCGACACCAAGAAGTACCTCCAGGCCTACGCCAAGGGGGTCAACGCGTACCTCAAGGGCAAGGACGGCGCCGACATCTCCCTGGAGTACGCGGCGCTGGGGTTCACCAACGACTACAAGCCCACCGAGTGGACTCCGGTCGACTCGGTCTCTTGGCTTAAGGCGATGGCCTGGGACCTGCGCGGCAACATGCAGGACGAGATCGATCGCGCCCTGATGACCAGCCGCCTCGGCCCGGCCCAGATCGCCGAGCTGTACCCGCAGTACCCGTACGACCGTAACCAGGCGATCGTCCAGGAAGGCCAGTACGACGAGCTGACCAAGACGTTCGAGCAGAGCGACGGTCAGAGCGACTCCGACGACAGCTCCACGGGCGACGGCACGGGCACGTCCTCGGACTCGTCCTCGAGTACGGACGGCTCGGCCCTCCAGAGCCAGCTCTCGGGCCTCTACAACGTCCTGGACGACCTGCCCACGGCCGTCGGCGTGAACGGCAACGGCATCGGCTCGAACTCCTGGGTCGTCGCCGGCAAGAACACCATCACCAACAAGCCGCTGCTGGCCAACGACCCGCACCTCTCGGCGTCGCTGCCGTCCGTCTGGTACCAGATGGGTCTGCACTGCCGCGCCGTCTCCAGCAAGTGCCAGTACGACGTCTCCGGCTACACCTTCGCGGGCATGCCCGGTGTGATCATCGGCCACAACCAGACCATCTCCTGGGGCATGACCAACTCCGGCGCCGACGTCACCGACCTCTACCTGGAGAAGCTCTCCGGAGAGGACGGCTACCAGTACGACGGCAAGGTGAAGCCGTTCATCACGCGCGAGGAGACCATCAAGGTCGCCGGCGGCGAGTCCAAGAAGATCGTCGTCCGGCAGACCGAGGACAAGATGCCTCTCTTGTCCGACCGCGACGACGAACTCATCGACGTCGGCAAGAAGGCCACCGTCGACAGCCTCGACGCGTCGGCGCCCGACCGCGGTGACGGTTACGGCGTCGCCCTGAAGTGGACCGCGCTGGAGCCGGGCACCTCCATGGACGCCGTTTTCGCCATCGACAGGGCGAAGGACTGGGACAGCTTCCGCAAGGCCGCCGAGGACTTCGACGTGCCCTCGCAGAACCTCGTCTACGCCGATACCTCGAACCACATCGGCTACCAGCTGCCCGGAAAGATCCCCACGCGCGCGAAGAGCGTCGACGGCTCGATCCCGGCGCCGGGCTGGGACTCCAAGTACAAGTGGAAGGGCTACATCGCCTTCGATGAGCTGCCCTACGAGTACGACCCCGCCCGCGGCTACATCGTCACGGCCAACCAGGCCGTCGTCGACAAGGACAAGTACCCCTACACGCTGACCACGGACTGGGGATACGGCGCGCGCAGCCAGCGGATCACCGACCTGATCAAGAGCAAGATCAAGGGCGGCGGCAAGATCTCCACCGACGACATGCGTCAGATGCAGCTGGACGACGACAGCGAGATCGCGAAGCTGCTCGTGCCCGTGCTGAAGAAGATCAACCTCGACGACCCGGACGTCCGCGAAGCACAGAAACTTCTCGAGAACTGGGACTTCACCCAGGACGCGGACTCGGCCGCGGCCGCCTACTTCAACGCGGTCTGGCGCAACATCCTCAAGCTGGCCTTCGGCAACAAGCTGCCCAAGGAGCTGCGCGTCGAGGACCAGTGCCTGTGGGTCGACCCGGTCAACACCACCGGCCCGGTCGACGACACCGAGAAGGTCCGTGAGTGCGGTCAGCGCGACGCCGACCAGGCGCAGCCGGACGGCGGTGACCGCTGGTTCGAGGTCGTGCGCACCCTCATGACGAAGACGGACAGCGACTGGTGGACGACGCCCGATTCGGGCACCCGCCCCGGCGCCGACCACGACCGCGACAAGCTGTTCGCGCGTGCCATGATCGATGCCCGCTGGGAGCTGACCGCCAAGCTCGGCAAGGACATCGACACCTGGAGCTGGGGCCGGCTGCACCGCCTGTTCCTGAAGAACCAGACCCTGGGCACCAGCGGCCCCGGTTTCCTCCAGTACGTCCTCAACCGCGGTCCGTGGAAGCTCGGCGGTGGCGAGGCGACGGTCAACGCTACCGGCTGGAACGCGGCCGGCGGCTACGGCGTCGTATGGGTGCCGTCGATGCGGATGGTGGTCAACCTCGACGACCTCGACAAGTCGAAGTGGATCAACCTCACCGGAGCCTCGGGGCACGCCTTCAGCGCTCACTACACCGACCAGACGAGCAAGTGGGCCAACGGTGAACTGCTCGACTGGTCCTTCTCGAAGAAGGCGGTCGACGACAGCACCAGCGACACCCTGGTGCTCAAACCCTGA
- the galU gene encoding UTP--glucose-1-phosphate uridylyltransferase GalU — translation MTQSHPRISKAVIPAAGLGTRFLPATKATPKEMLPVVDKPAIQYVVEEAVSAGLDDVLMVTGRNKRPLEDHFDRNYELESALQKKGDAARLAKVQQSSDLATMHYVRQGDPKGLGHAVLCAAPHVGQEPFAVLLGDDLIDPRDPLLQRMIEVQERHGGSVVALMEVAPEQIHLYGCAAVEATVDSDVVKVTGLVEKPDPADAPSNYAIIGRYVLDPSVFGILRLTEPGRGGEIQLTDALQQLAQDEKIGGPVHGVVFKGRRYDTGDRGDYLRAIVRLACEREDLGPDFRSWLRSYVTEEM, via the coding sequence ATGACGCAGTCGCACCCCAGGATCAGCAAGGCTGTCATCCCCGCAGCCGGCCTCGGAACCCGGTTCCTGCCGGCGACCAAGGCCACTCCCAAGGAGATGCTGCCGGTCGTGGACAAGCCGGCTATCCAGTACGTGGTCGAGGAGGCCGTCTCCGCCGGCCTCGACGACGTCCTCATGGTCACAGGTCGCAACAAGCGCCCTCTGGAGGACCACTTCGACCGCAACTACGAACTCGAGTCCGCTCTACAGAAGAAGGGCGATGCCGCCCGGCTCGCCAAGGTCCAGCAGTCCAGCGATCTCGCGACGATGCACTACGTGCGCCAGGGCGACCCCAAGGGCCTCGGACACGCCGTCCTGTGCGCGGCCCCGCACGTCGGTCAGGAGCCCTTCGCCGTCCTCCTGGGGGATGACCTGATCGACCCCCGTGACCCGCTGCTCCAGCGGATGATCGAGGTGCAGGAGCGGCACGGCGGCAGCGTCGTCGCGCTCATGGAGGTCGCCCCCGAGCAGATCCACCTCTACGGCTGCGCGGCCGTGGAGGCCACCGTGGACAGCGACGTGGTCAAGGTGACCGGCCTCGTCGAGAAGCCGGACCCGGCGGACGCCCCGTCGAACTACGCGATCATCGGACGCTACGTCCTCGACCCGAGCGTGTTCGGCATACTGCGGCTGACCGAGCCCGGCCGCGGCGGCGAGATCCAGCTCACCGACGCCCTCCAGCAGCTCGCGCAGGACGAGAAGATCGGCGGCCCCGTCCACGGCGTCGTCTTCAAGGGACGCCGCTATGACACCGGCGACCGCGGCGACTACCTGCGTGCCATTGTCAGACTCGCGTGCGAACGTGAGGATCTGGGTCCGGACTTCCGGTCCTGGCTTCGCAGTTACGTCACCGAGGAGATGTAG
- the glp gene encoding molybdotransferase-like divisome protein Glp, with amino-acid sequence MSTAAPRPTGQDQLWSVDEHLEDILATVRPLEPIELQLPDAQGCVLVEDVMVPVSLPPFDNSSMDGYAVRVADVAGASEEFPAALDVVGDVAAGQAADLLYVGPGQAARIMTGAPLPAGAEAVVPVEWTDGGLGEGPVSGMRARSLAPEQASGHVRVYRPAEARAHVRAKGSDVKAGDRALDAGTVLGPPQIALLAAIGRGTVRVRPRPRVVVMSTGSELVQPGEELGSGQIYDSNSFALTAAARDAGAIAYRVGAVADDAETLRSTIEDQLVRADLVVTTGGVSVGAYDVVKEALEHVGDEDEEGGGVEFRKLAMQPGKPQGFGSVGPDHTPLLALPGNPVSSYVSFELFVRPAIRTLMGLEDVHRPTTRAKLTADKALTSPKGRRQFLRATYGADGTVRPVGGAGSHLVAALAHADSLIVVPEDVESLEPGADVEVVLLG; translated from the coding sequence TTGAGCACCGCCGCGCCCCGCCCCACCGGTCAGGACCAGCTCTGGTCGGTGGACGAGCACCTGGAGGACATCCTCGCAACCGTCCGCCCTCTGGAACCCATCGAGCTGCAACTGCCCGACGCCCAGGGCTGTGTCCTGGTCGAGGACGTCATGGTGCCGGTCTCGCTGCCGCCCTTCGACAACAGTTCCATGGACGGGTACGCGGTGCGGGTCGCGGATGTCGCGGGCGCGAGCGAGGAGTTCCCGGCGGCTCTGGACGTCGTGGGCGACGTCGCGGCGGGACAGGCGGCCGACCTGCTGTACGTGGGGCCCGGCCAGGCCGCCCGGATCATGACCGGCGCCCCGCTCCCGGCCGGCGCCGAGGCCGTCGTCCCCGTGGAGTGGACCGACGGCGGACTCGGCGAGGGCCCGGTCAGCGGGATGCGTGCCCGCAGCCTCGCCCCTGAGCAGGCCTCGGGGCACGTGCGCGTGTACCGGCCCGCCGAGGCACGCGCGCACGTACGCGCGAAGGGCAGCGACGTGAAGGCGGGAGACCGCGCCCTCGACGCCGGGACCGTCCTCGGACCGCCTCAGATCGCCCTGCTCGCAGCGATCGGCAGGGGCACCGTACGCGTGCGCCCGCGCCCGCGCGTGGTCGTGATGTCCACCGGCAGCGAACTCGTCCAGCCCGGCGAGGAACTGGGCAGCGGCCAGATCTACGACTCCAACAGCTTCGCCCTCACCGCGGCGGCCCGGGACGCCGGCGCCATCGCCTACCGGGTCGGCGCGGTCGCCGACGACGCCGAGACGCTCCGCTCCACCATCGAGGACCAGCTCGTCCGCGCCGACCTCGTCGTCACCACCGGCGGGGTGAGCGTCGGGGCGTACGACGTCGTCAAGGAGGCCCTGGAGCACGTCGGCGACGAGGACGAGGAGGGCGGCGGCGTCGAGTTCCGCAAGCTCGCCATGCAGCCCGGCAAGCCCCAGGGCTTCGGCTCCGTCGGCCCCGACCACACCCCCTTGCTGGCCCTGCCGGGCAACCCGGTGTCGTCGTACGTCTCGTTCGAGCTGTTCGTGCGCCCCGCGATCCGCACGCTCATGGGCCTCGAGGACGTCCACCGGCCCACCACGCGCGCGAAGCTGACCGCCGACAAGGCGCTGACCTCGCCGAAGGGCCGCAGACAGTTCCTGCGCGCCACCTACGGCGCCGACGGCACCGTCCGCCCCGTCGGGGGCGCCGGCTCCCACCTGGTCGCGGCCCTCGCGCACGCCGATTCGCTGATCGTCGTCCCCGAGGACGTGGAGTCCCTCGAGCCCGGCGCCGACGTCGAGGTGGTCCTCCTCGGCTGA
- a CDS encoding IS5 family transposase, whose amino-acid sequence MPSRRPYPSDLSDARWELVEPVLAAWRFERRGRALDFGRPPEHDLRDIMDAILYVDRTGVQWRYLPHDFPHWNTVYGYFARWQQEGVFAQLNGLLRQLLRQKEGREAEPSACVIDAQSVKTSTSVLATSQGIDAGKKIVGRKRSIVTDTIGLVLAVLVTAASVQDSIAGTQLLDQVAAAHPSIRKAWVDGGYRQHLVEHAATLGIDMEITQRKPGSRGFTPIPKRWAVERTYGWLMLHRRLARDYETHPHRSEAMIHLAMTDLMARRLTSENTISWRDPEPRTKLQIPG is encoded by the coding sequence ATGCCAAGTCGACGTCCTTATCCGAGTGATTTGTCCGATGCCCGCTGGGAGTTGGTCGAGCCGGTCCTGGCAGCCTGGCGCTTCGAGCGCCGTGGCAGAGCTCTGGACTTCGGCCGGCCGCCCGAGCATGACCTGCGCGACATCATGGACGCGATCTTGTATGTGGACCGCACCGGGGTCCAGTGGCGCTACCTCCCGCACGACTTCCCGCACTGGAACACGGTTTACGGCTACTTCGCCAGGTGGCAGCAGGAAGGCGTATTCGCCCAGCTCAACGGCCTGCTCAGGCAACTCTTACGACAGAAGGAAGGCCGGGAGGCCGAACCGTCGGCCTGCGTGATCGACGCGCAGAGCGTGAAAACCTCCACCAGTGTGCTCGCCACCAGCCAGGGCATCGATGCCGGCAAGAAGATCGTCGGACGGAAACGAAGCATCGTCACCGACACCATCGGCCTTGTGCTCGCCGTGTTGGTCACCGCGGCAAGCGTGCAGGACTCCATCGCCGGCACCCAGCTCCTGGACCAGGTCGCCGCCGCACATCCCAGCATCCGCAAAGCGTGGGTCGACGGCGGCTACCGCCAGCACCTCGTCGAGCACGCAGCCACCCTCGGCATCGACATGGAAATCACTCAACGCAAGCCCGGGAGCAGGGGATTCACCCCCATCCCGAAACGCTGGGCGGTCGAGCGGACCTACGGCTGGCTCATGCTCCACCGCCGGCTGGCCCGCGACTACGAAACCCACCCGCACCGATCCGAAGCCATGATCCACCTCGCCATGACCGACCTCATGGCCCGCCGCCTCACCAGCGAGAACACCATCTCTTGGCGCGACCCGGAACCGCGGACCAAACTGCAAATTCCGGGATGA
- a CDS encoding 5-formyltetrahydrofolate cyclo-ligase has product MSHLEGGPESDKRMLRQRSLAVRNRLTPDDVRAAAGALAERALELAELAHARTVAAYVSVGIEPGTLALLDALRARGVRVLLPVLLPDNDLDWGAYTGEGSLARVRHGGKMALLEPAGERLGPDAVTAADVVLLPGLAVDGRGMRLGRGGGSYDRVLARLEDSGARPSLVVLLYDAEVVEHVPAEAHDRPVHAVVTPSGTRRFT; this is encoded by the coding sequence ATGAGCCACCTCGAAGGCGGACCAGAGTCTGACAAACGTATGTTGCGGCAGAGGTCCCTCGCCGTGAGAAACAGATTGACGCCCGATGACGTGCGCGCGGCAGCCGGCGCCCTGGCAGAGCGGGCCCTGGAGCTGGCCGAGTTGGCGCACGCGCGCACGGTGGCCGCGTACGTCTCCGTGGGTATCGAGCCCGGCACTCTGGCACTGCTGGACGCGCTGCGCGCGCGGGGCGTGCGCGTACTGCTCCCCGTGCTGCTGCCCGACAACGACCTGGACTGGGGGGCCTACACCGGCGAAGGCTCTCTGGCGCGGGTCCGGCACGGCGGGAAGATGGCCCTCCTGGAGCCGGCCGGCGAGCGCCTCGGCCCGGACGCCGTGACGGCCGCCGACGTGGTGCTGCTGCCGGGCCTGGCGGTCGACGGGCGCGGCATGCGCCTGGGGCGCGGCGGAGGATCGTACGACCGCGTGCTGGCCCGGCTGGAGGACTCCGGGGCCCGCCCCTCGCTGGTGGTGCTCCTGTACGACGCCGAGGTCGTCGAGCACGTCCCTGCCGAGGCACACGACCGGCCGGTACACGCGGTGGTGACCCCGTCGGGGACGCGCCGCTTCACCTGA